One Halovivax ruber XH-70 genomic region harbors:
- the ribB gene encoding 3,4-dihydroxy-2-butanone-4-phosphate synthase produces the protein MSETTEMSGHQTGANALERAIDAFSRGEPVCVHDAADREGETDLIYPAEAVTADAVARLRNDAGGLVCVALSHEVAEAFDLPFYTEAVDHPAAGDHELGYDDRSSFSLTVNHRDTYTGITDDDRSLTIRELADAAGNPDAADFADRFRVPGHVHLLKAAPEGLAQREGHTELGLALADAADTDPAVVVCEMLDDETGGAVTPRDARAYAARHDLVYLEGSEILDVLGE, from the coding sequence ATGTCGGAGACGACTGAGATGTCGGGCCACCAGACCGGCGCGAACGCACTGGAACGCGCCATCGACGCCTTCAGCCGCGGTGAGCCCGTCTGTGTCCACGACGCTGCCGACCGCGAGGGCGAGACCGACCTGATCTACCCCGCCGAGGCGGTCACCGCCGACGCCGTCGCCCGTCTCCGCAACGACGCGGGTGGCCTCGTGTGCGTCGCCCTCTCTCACGAGGTCGCCGAGGCGTTCGACCTGCCGTTCTACACGGAGGCGGTGGATCACCCCGCCGCTGGTGACCACGAACTCGGCTACGACGACCGCTCGTCGTTTTCACTCACCGTCAACCACCGCGACACCTACACCGGCATCACCGACGACGACCGATCGCTGACGATCCGCGAACTCGCGGACGCCGCAGGTAACCCCGACGCCGCCGATTTCGCCGATCGATTCCGGGTTCCCGGCCACGTCCACCTGCTGAAGGCCGCCCCGGAGGGCCTCGCCCAGCGCGAGGGCCACACCGAACTCGGCCTCGCCCTGGCCGACGCGGCCGACACCGACCCCGCCGTCGTCGTCTGCGAGATGTTAGACGACGAGACCGGCGGCGCCGTGACGCCTCGCGACGCCCGTGCCTACGCCGCCCGGCACGACCTCGTCTATCTCGAGGGCAGCGAGATTCTGGACGTCCTCGGCGAGTAA
- a CDS encoding DUF120 domain-containing protein: MSVTATSVVGHDERATLKLLALTGGLEGDVKISCADLAEQLDASNQTASRRLQRLESAGLIERDTVSDGQWVVVTDEGEHELRAAYEEYRRLFETAPQVDLEGAITSGMGEGRHYISLPGYQRQFDDRLGYDPFPGTLNVELRDESVRRRRAMDAVEPVPIDGWEDDERTYGPAVCHPATIETADGETYTDAHTIAPERTHHDEDQLELIAPEKLRDSLDLTDGDQVIVHVGDD; the protein is encoded by the coding sequence ATGTCAGTCACAGCGACGTCGGTCGTGGGCCACGACGAACGGGCCACGTTGAAGTTGCTCGCCCTCACGGGCGGGCTCGAAGGCGACGTCAAGATCTCGTGTGCCGACCTCGCCGAGCAACTCGACGCCTCGAACCAGACGGCCTCGCGACGCCTCCAGCGCCTCGAGAGCGCCGGGCTGATCGAGCGCGACACGGTCAGCGACGGCCAGTGGGTCGTCGTCACGGACGAAGGTGAACACGAACTGCGGGCCGCCTACGAGGAGTACCGGCGCCTCTTCGAGACGGCGCCCCAGGTCGATCTCGAGGGAGCCATCACCAGCGGCATGGGCGAGGGCCGCCACTACATCTCGCTCCCGGGCTATCAGCGTCAGTTCGACGACCGCCTCGGCTACGATCCGTTCCCCGGGACGCTTAACGTCGAACTTCGCGACGAGAGCGTCCGTCGCCGCCGCGCGATGGACGCCGTCGAACCTGTTCCCATCGACGGCTGGGAGGACGACGAGCGAACCTACGGCCCCGCGGTCTGTCACCCGGCCACGATCGAAACGGCCGACGGCGAGACCTACACGGACGCCCACACGATCGCGCCGGAACGAACCCACCACGACGAGGACCAGCTCGAACTCATCGCCCCGGAGAAACTCCGAGACAGCCTCGACCTGACCGACGGCGATCAGGTGATCGTCCATGTCGGAGACGACTGA
- the cofH gene encoding 7,8-didemethyl-8-hydroxy-5-deazariboflavin synthase subunit CofH — protein sequence MDGTAGAGDAARPGAGDDGRAEGRAQLAGADELDVSFDVVPETDQSFENALGKARDGVRLTVDDAIELLTTGTGVDGIDTRRKEQVLQAADHRRQDIVGDEVTFVANLNNNVTTACNVGCLFCNFKDAAHTFESDHDAPDGVEVPGFTKTPAESREIVADAVDRGIYEVTSVSGLHPAFALDDEHRSILDGYVDEHGPKAAYRDLNYKRPETYETDPGTYVDQIEAMSVDDVHVHSMTPEEAAHARRGTDWSYEEIYRRLHEAGLDTVPGTAAEILVDEVRDVICPGKIDTQGWLDAMEAAASVGMGLTATIMYGHVENEAHRALHLKRVRDLQARVDGAITEFVPLSFIHQNTPLYEHGVVSGGASRAEDELMIAVSRLFLDNIEHIQSSWVKYGDEGGLSMLACGADDFMGTILSEEITKRAGGEYGEFRSVADYADLISSIGRIPVERSTDYEQRRVVDPNESPLGPRLGPKADGTPLIRE from the coding sequence ATGGACGGAACTGCGGGCGCGGGTGACGCCGCTCGACCCGGAGCGGGTGACGACGGCCGAGCCGAAGGGAGAGCGCAGCTGGCTGGTGCCGACGAGCTCGACGTCTCGTTCGACGTCGTCCCCGAGACCGACCAGTCGTTCGAGAACGCGCTCGGAAAGGCCCGCGACGGCGTCCGCCTCACGGTCGACGACGCGATCGAACTGCTGACGACCGGGACCGGCGTCGACGGGATCGACACGCGCCGGAAGGAGCAGGTGCTCCAGGCCGCCGATCATCGGCGTCAGGACATCGTCGGCGACGAGGTCACGTTCGTGGCGAACCTGAACAACAACGTCACGACCGCGTGCAACGTCGGGTGCCTGTTCTGTAACTTCAAGGACGCCGCCCACACGTTCGAATCCGATCACGATGCCCCAGACGGTGTCGAGGTACCGGGATTCACCAAGACGCCAGCGGAGAGTCGCGAGATCGTCGCCGATGCAGTCGATCGCGGTATCTACGAGGTGACCTCCGTTTCCGGCCTCCATCCCGCGTTCGCACTCGACGACGAACATCGCTCGATTCTGGACGGGTACGTCGACGAGCACGGCCCGAAGGCGGCCTATCGCGACCTGAACTACAAACGCCCCGAAACCTACGAAACTGATCCAGGGACGTACGTCGACCAGATAGAGGCGATGAGCGTCGACGATGTCCACGTCCACTCGATGACGCCAGAGGAGGCCGCCCACGCCCGTCGCGGCACCGACTGGTCCTACGAGGAGATCTACCGGCGCCTCCACGAGGCCGGTCTCGATACAGTTCCAGGAACTGCAGCCGAAATCCTCGTCGACGAGGTACGTGACGTGATCTGTCCCGGCAAGATCGACACCCAGGGGTGGCTCGACGCGATGGAAGCCGCCGCCTCCGTCGGGATGGGGCTCACGGCGACGATCATGTACGGCCACGTGGAGAACGAAGCCCACCGCGCGCTGCACCTGAAGCGGGTCCGGGACCTGCAAGCGCGCGTCGACGGTGCGATCACGGAGTTCGTCCCACTCTCGTTCATCCACCAGAACACGCCGCTGTACGAGCACGGCGTCGTCTCCGGCGGCGCCTCGCGCGCGGAGGACGAACTCATGATCGCCGTCTCGCGCCTCTTCCTCGACAACATCGAACACATTCAGTCCTCGTGGGTGAAGTACGGCGACGAGGGCGGCCTCTCGATGCTCGCCTGTGGCGCCGACGACTTCATGGGGACGATCCTCTCGGAGGAGATCACGAAGCGCGCTGGCGGCGAGTACGGCGAGTTCCGGTCGGTCGCCGACTACGCCGACCTCATCTCATCGATCGGTCGAATCCCCGTCGAACGGTCGACGGACTACGAACAGCGCCGCGTCGTCGATCCGAACGAGTCCCCGCTGGGCCCGCGGCTCGGACCGAAGGCCGACGGCACGCCGCTGATTCGGGAGTGA
- a CDS encoding phosphoribosylaminoimidazolesuccinocarboxamide synthase, translating into MTSVKEFQIDEPATATELGRGSFVFTDDYSVFDWGKMPDEIPQKGESLCTMGAYNFERLEAAGVATHYRGVVDNGRAVPLTDTTSPPREMAIDLTQVPDLPHEGRDYDYDAYHADAGENFLIPLEIVFRNRVPVGSSLRRRTTPADHGLDLDTWPEEAVDLETPIVEFSTKYEESDRYLDRAEADAIAGAAAIDELDSLAREVNRIVTKQASGAGLDHQDGKIECLYYEGEIRVADVVGTFDENRFGYEGTQLSKEVLRQHHKRTQPEWVDAVDAAKAEAKRTDRADWKALCEREPEPLDESVLQTARDMYCAGTNAYTGTDHFDAPALSTAIGAVSRL; encoded by the coding sequence ATGACGTCAGTCAAGGAGTTTCAGATCGACGAACCGGCGACAGCGACCGAACTGGGTCGGGGCTCGTTCGTCTTCACCGACGACTACTCGGTCTTCGACTGGGGAAAGATGCCCGACGAGATCCCCCAAAAAGGCGAGAGCCTCTGTACGATGGGGGCGTACAACTTCGAACGGCTGGAAGCTGCCGGGGTGGCGACACACTACCGCGGCGTGGTCGACAACGGACGGGCGGTCCCGCTGACCGACACGACCTCGCCACCGCGCGAGATGGCGATCGACCTCACGCAAGTTCCCGACCTGCCACACGAAGGCCGCGACTACGACTACGACGCCTACCACGCCGACGCGGGCGAGAACTTCCTGATCCCCCTCGAGATCGTCTTCCGCAACCGTGTCCCCGTCGGGTCGAGTCTCCGCCGGCGGACCACCCCGGCCGACCACGGGCTCGACCTCGACACCTGGCCCGAGGAAGCCGTCGATCTGGAGACCCCGATCGTGGAGTTCTCGACGAAGTACGAAGAGTCCGATCGCTACCTGGACCGTGCCGAAGCCGACGCGATCGCCGGCGCGGCAGCGATCGACGAGCTCGACTCACTCGCCCGCGAGGTCAATCGCATCGTCACGAAACAGGCGAGTGGCGCCGGCCTCGACCACCAGGACGGCAAGATCGAGTGTCTCTACTACGAGGGCGAGATCCGCGTCGCCGACGTCGTCGGCACCTTCGACGAGAACCGCTTTGGCTACGAGGGCACACAGCTCTCGAAGGAGGTACTCCGCCAGCACCACAAGCGCACCCAGCCCGAGTGGGTCGACGCCGTCGACGCGGCGAAAGCCGAGGCCAAACGAACCGATCGGGCCGACTGGAAGGCCCTGTGTGAGCGGGAGCCGGAGCCCCTCGACGAGAGCGTGCTGCAGACCGCTCGCGACATGTATTGTGCCGGGACCAACGCCTACACGGGCACCGACCACTTCGACGCACCGGCGCTGTCGACGGCCATCGGCGCCGTCAGTCGACTGTAG
- a CDS encoding acetamidase/formamidase family protein, producing MAQQEVAQELFVDRYTPGLVGPDQEWAGTVADGGTITTHTPPGCWGPMITPSFRGGHEVTRPIRVEGAEVGDAVALRIRDVEVTSLATSTGSMAEREGAFGDDPFVDHRCPECGAEWPETVVEGTGEDAIRCAECGANASPFGFEYGYTVAFDDDHTVGVTVDEEGAHALAEDAESVMDLPENSRQHPILLYEPTEMPGTLGRLRPFIGNVGTTPSVTIPDSHNAGDFGQSLIGAEHEYGLESEAALGARTDGHMDVPEVRAGATLICPVKVDGAGVYVGDLHANQGDGELSLHTTDVTGTVEMDVEVVEGLDLDGPLLLPNEADLPFISKPYSDAERETGRDLADAHRTTLEDDMGPIQVIGSGATINDATQNAFDRAGDLLEMTEGEVRARCTFTGGVQIGRLPGVVQLDMLAPMAVLEDRGIAHLVREQYDL from the coding sequence ATGGCACAGCAAGAAGTAGCGCAGGAACTGTTCGTCGACCGGTACACACCCGGACTCGTCGGGCCGGACCAGGAGTGGGCGGGCACGGTCGCCGACGGCGGGACGATCACGACACACACGCCGCCCGGCTGCTGGGGGCCGATGATCACGCCCAGTTTCCGGGGCGGCCACGAGGTGACCCGACCGATCCGGGTCGAGGGTGCCGAGGTCGGCGACGCCGTCGCGCTGCGGATCCGAGACGTCGAGGTGACGAGCCTCGCGACCAGCACGGGGTCGATGGCGGAGCGCGAGGGCGCGTTCGGCGACGACCCGTTCGTCGATCACCGCTGTCCGGAGTGCGGCGCAGAGTGGCCCGAAACCGTCGTCGAGGGCACTGGCGAGGACGCGATTCGGTGTGCGGAGTGTGGCGCGAACGCCTCCCCGTTCGGGTTCGAGTACGGGTACACGGTGGCCTTCGACGACGATCACACCGTCGGCGTGACTGTCGACGAGGAGGGCGCGCACGCCCTCGCCGAGGACGCCGAATCGGTGATGGACCTCCCCGAAAATTCCCGCCAGCACCCGATTCTGCTGTACGAACCGACGGAGATGCCCGGGACACTCGGTCGACTTCGCCCGTTCATCGGCAACGTCGGAACGACGCCGTCCGTGACGATTCCTGACTCCCACAACGCGGGCGACTTTGGTCAGTCTCTGATCGGCGCCGAACACGAATATGGCCTCGAGAGCGAGGCAGCCCTCGGTGCCCGGACCGACGGCCATATGGACGTCCCGGAGGTTCGGGCCGGCGCGACGCTCATCTGCCCCGTCAAGGTCGACGGTGCGGGCGTCTACGTCGGCGACCTCCACGCGAACCAGGGCGACGGCGAACTCTCACTGCACACCACCGACGTCACAGGCACCGTCGAGATGGACGTCGAGGTCGTCGAGGGGTTGGACCTCGACGGTCCGCTCCTCCTCCCGAACGAGGCGGACCTCCCGTTCATCAGCAAACCCTACAGCGACGCGGAGCGCGAGACCGGTCGCGACCTCGCCGACGCACATCGGACCACCCTCGAAGACGACATGGGACCGATCCAGGTGATTGGGTCGGGTGCGACGATCAACGACGCGACTCAGAACGCCTTCGATCGCGCCGGCGACCTGCTCGAGATGACGGAAGGCGAGGTCCGGGCGCGCTGTACGTTCACCGGCGGCGTCCAGATCGGTCGCCTCCCGGGCGTGGTGCAACTCGACATGCTCGCGCCGATGGCCGTCCTCGAGGACAGGGGCATCGCTCACCTCGTACGCGAACAGTACGACCTCTAG
- the purS gene encoding phosphoribosylformylglycinamidine synthase subunit PurS: MTAYTATVTVRLKHGVLDPEAETTKQALERLDFELDALRSADQFEIDLDAADADAAADRAGEMAERLLANPTIHDYEVDVAQR, translated from the coding sequence ATGACAGCCTACACCGCGACGGTGACCGTGCGACTCAAGCACGGGGTGCTCGACCCCGAGGCCGAGACGACGAAGCAGGCCTTAGAGCGCCTGGACTTCGAGCTCGACGCGCTGCGCTCGGCCGACCAGTTCGAGATCGACCTCGACGCGGCGGACGCCGACGCGGCCGCCGATCGGGCCGGGGAGATGGCCGAACGGCTGCTCGCGAACCCGACCATCCACGACTACGAGGTCGACGTCGCCCAGCGATGA
- the purQ gene encoding phosphoribosylformylglycinamidine synthase I, with protein sequence MTVSIVRFGGSNCDRDAERALDHLGIDAEIVWHEDGLPADTTGVVLPGGFSYGDYLRAGAMAAQSPIIDEVESLAAEGVPVLGVCNGAQIGCESGLTEGAFTTNESARFQCEHVYLRVERDDTPWTAAYDEGDVIEIPIAHGEGRYEIDADRLDTLEAEDRILFRYCDENGDVTDAANPNGSRHNVAGVLGDRETVAVMMPHPERATIPHVGMTDGQGVLRAFE encoded by the coding sequence ATGACGGTCTCGATCGTCAGATTCGGCGGCTCGAACTGCGACCGCGACGCCGAGCGCGCACTCGACCACCTCGGCATCGACGCGGAGATCGTCTGGCACGAGGACGGCCTCCCCGCCGACACGACCGGCGTCGTCCTGCCCGGTGGCTTCTCCTACGGTGACTATCTCCGCGCCGGCGCGATGGCCGCCCAGTCGCCGATCATCGACGAGGTCGAATCACTGGCAGCCGAGGGCGTCCCCGTACTCGGCGTCTGCAACGGCGCCCAGATCGGCTGTGAGTCGGGGCTGACCGAAGGTGCGTTCACGACGAACGAGAGCGCGCGATTCCAGTGTGAACACGTGTACCTTCGTGTCGAACGCGACGACACACCCTGGACCGCCGCCTACGACGAGGGTGACGTGATCGAGATCCCCATCGCCCACGGCGAAGGCCGCTACGAGATCGACGCCGATCGCCTCGACACACTCGAAGCCGAGGATCGGATCCTCTTTCGCTACTGCGACGAGAACGGCGACGTGACCGACGCCGCCAATCCGAACGGCTCCCGCCACAACGTCGCCGGCGTCCTCGGTGACCGCGAGACGGTCGCCGTGATGATGCCCCACCCGGAACGGGCGACGATTCCCCACGTCGGGATGACCGACGGCCAGGGCGTTCTCCGGGCGTTCGAGTGA
- a CDS encoding PAS domain S-box protein, with product MRAGKQVINVAPADARALPLATDETGCNIVRVDAPPKTEAEYAGFDGVVIGPGLGEDALVTSCELVADCAPDVPVLVFTDDGSEHIAGEVVAAGADGYVPVSAGASTLQTRLDEVLAVDSTEPDRSRGVSSLDWSALVVEQSPLAIVEWNRSFEAVRWNDAATALFGYDADEGRGESAFEALFPPTDHAAVADEWERVVETGEPMRTIRRNVRADGSICLCEWHVTPLTDDGTVVGVLSFAEDVTEEVRRADALEALQSTTHRLMRSRSRSEIATIAIDAVSEVIDDPRAGFRYLDPETEELVLSASTGSIESTIEGTRIGAGDGVLWDTFTTGEPQVLERVSSDVVPYDLEVEVRDAIVMPVGEDGLLTVASREERTLGEAEYHLVDVLAATAAVAVERVDRDRERRRAKTIVETVGDGVYALEPDGTFTTVNDRLAAMSGYGRGRLLGSHASLLFPDGALDHVQADIDSDGATAGSHGQLPAETAAGHRSETVETAEVELETASGDVIPCEVTATTLETVDQAIGTVGIVRDVSDRKAMKRAVLDHQQKVATLHDVVGRLEACETRAEIFEETVEAAEGVLQFDVCVVTEAVDDHLEIRVLSEGVDRSQFETRRSMDAGIGGRAYRAGETRRIDDISAAPAADPQDESYRSALTVPVGEYGVFQAISTELAAFDERDEELAELLISHVTDALDRLTYEDQLVTERDRFAVLFENVPDAVVTGPIVGSDFLVEETNSAFEETFGYALEEIHGEPIDEHLAPPNRRDEARTINDRSEAGEIVEAEVKRRTTDGLRDFMLRVVPYEVDGEEYAFGLYTDVTDQKQRQKRVEVLNRVLRHDLRNGMNIIEGSAERLASMTDSPEAARYWQAIQDRTAELISLAEKTRAVERTIDRDIAAAGPIDAAEAVEHAIDRLIEQYPDVDVEQSLDSTALVRADDLLVDAVYNVLENAVEHTDRDDPTIAVTMRAVDGDPETVSITVADDGPGIPDEERQLLEEDREITQLRHASGLGLWLVDWVVTQSGGELQFEENEPRGTVVELSVPKAIVEERQPTVTENGRGSNR from the coding sequence ATGAGAGCAGGGAAACAGGTCATCAACGTCGCACCCGCCGATGCGCGAGCGCTCCCGCTGGCCACGGACGAGACCGGCTGCAACATCGTCCGCGTCGACGCACCGCCGAAAACGGAAGCCGAGTACGCCGGGTTCGACGGGGTCGTGATCGGGCCGGGACTCGGGGAAGACGCGCTCGTAACGAGCTGTGAACTCGTCGCCGACTGTGCACCCGACGTCCCGGTTCTCGTCTTCACCGACGACGGATCCGAACACATAGCCGGCGAAGTGGTCGCCGCAGGCGCTGACGGATACGTGCCGGTTTCGGCCGGCGCGTCGACACTGCAAACGCGACTCGACGAAGTACTCGCGGTCGATTCGACCGAGCCAGATCGGTCGAGAGGCGTGTCGTCGCTCGACTGGAGCGCACTCGTCGTCGAGCAGTCACCGCTCGCGATCGTCGAGTGGAACCGGTCGTTCGAGGCCGTCCGCTGGAACGACGCCGCGACGGCGCTGTTCGGGTACGACGCCGACGAGGGACGCGGCGAATCGGCGTTCGAGGCCCTCTTTCCGCCCACCGACCACGCTGCCGTCGCAGACGAGTGGGAACGGGTCGTCGAGACGGGCGAGCCAATGCGGACGATACGCCGGAACGTCCGTGCGGACGGGAGTATCTGTCTCTGCGAGTGGCACGTCACACCACTGACCGACGACGGAACGGTCGTCGGGGTCCTCTCGTTCGCGGAGGACGTAACCGAAGAGGTCAGGCGGGCGGACGCACTGGAAGCACTCCAGTCGACGACGCATCGATTGATGCGCTCGAGATCGCGCTCGGAGATCGCGACCATCGCGATCGACGCGGTAAGTGAGGTAATCGACGATCCGCGGGCTGGCTTTCGATATCTGGATCCGGAGACGGAGGAGCTAGTCCTGTCCGCCTCGACGGGTTCGATCGAATCGACGATCGAGGGGACGCGAATCGGTGCCGGTGATGGCGTTCTCTGGGACACGTTCACGACCGGCGAGCCACAGGTGCTAGAGCGTGTCAGCAGCGACGTCGTCCCGTACGATCTCGAGGTCGAGGTTCGCGACGCGATCGTCATGCCGGTCGGTGAGGACGGACTGTTGACCGTCGCCTCCCGGGAAGAACGGACGCTCGGCGAGGCAGAGTACCACCTCGTCGACGTGCTCGCCGCGACCGCAGCTGTCGCCGTCGAACGCGTCGATCGCGATCGAGAACGCAGACGAGCGAAGACGATCGTCGAAACCGTCGGCGACGGCGTCTACGCCCTCGAACCCGACGGCACGTTCACGACGGTGAACGACCGACTGGCGGCGATGAGCGGGTACGGTCGCGGGCGCTTGCTCGGATCGCACGCCTCGCTACTCTTTCCTGACGGCGCGCTCGACCACGTTCAGGCCGATATCGACAGCGACGGAGCCACTGCCGGCAGCCACGGACAGCTGCCCGCAGAGACGGCAGCAGGTCACCGATCGGAAACGGTCGAGACGGCGGAAGTGGAACTCGAGACGGCGTCCGGCGACGTGATCCCCTGCGAGGTGACGGCGACGACGCTCGAAACGGTCGATCAGGCCATCGGAACGGTCGGTATCGTTCGCGACGTCAGCGATCGAAAGGCGATGAAACGGGCAGTGCTCGACCACCAGCAGAAGGTGGCGACGCTTCACGACGTCGTCGGCCGACTGGAAGCCTGTGAAACGCGAGCAGAAATTTTCGAAGAGACCGTCGAAGCAGCCGAAGGCGTGCTCCAGTTCGACGTCTGCGTGGTGACCGAGGCCGTCGACGATCACCTCGAGATACGCGTCCTCTCGGAGGGTGTCGACCGGTCGCAGTTCGAAACTCGCCGATCGATGGACGCCGGCATCGGCGGGCGCGCCTATCGAGCGGGAGAGACCAGGCGGATCGACGACATTTCGGCGGCGCCGGCCGCCGATCCACAGGACGAGTCGTACCGGTCAGCGCTGACCGTCCCGGTCGGCGAGTACGGCGTCTTTCAGGCGATATCGACCGAACTCGCCGCGTTCGACGAACGGGACGAAGAACTCGCCGAATTGCTCATCAGTCACGTCACAGATGCGCTGGATCGGCTCACCTACGAGGACCAACTGGTCACGGAGCGAGATCGGTTCGCCGTCCTCTTCGAAAACGTTCCCGACGCCGTCGTGACGGGTCCGATCGTCGGGTCGGATTTCCTCGTCGAAGAGACGAACTCGGCGTTCGAAGAGACGTTCGGTTACGCGCTCGAGGAGATCCACGGAGAGCCGATCGACGAACACCTCGCACCGCCGAATCGACGGGACGAGGCGAGAACGATCAACGATCGGAGCGAAGCCGGCGAGATCGTCGAGGCCGAAGTCAAACGCCGGACGACGGACGGGCTCAGAGACTTCATGCTCAGGGTCGTCCCGTACGAGGTCGACGGCGAGGAGTACGCGTTCGGCCTCTACACCGACGTGACGGACCAGAAACAGCGCCAGAAGCGAGTCGAGGTGCTCAATCGCGTTCTCAGACACGACCTCCGCAACGGGATGAACATCATCGAGGGGAGCGCCGAGCGGCTCGCCTCGATGACCGACTCGCCGGAGGCGGCACGCTACTGGCAGGCGATACAGGACCGGACGGCCGAACTCATCAGTCTCGCCGAGAAGACACGAGCCGTCGAGCGGACGATCGACCGAGATATCGCTGCGGCCGGACCGATCGACGCCGCCGAGGCAGTCGAACACGCGATCGACCGGCTTATCGAGCAGTACCCAGACGTCGATGTCGAGCAGTCACTCGACTCGACGGCGCTCGTCCGGGCGGACGACCTCCTCGTCGACGCCGTGTACAACGTCCTCGAGAACGCCGTCGAGCACACGGATCGAGACGATCCGACGATCGCTGTCACCATGCGAGCGGTCGACGGAGATCCGGAGACGGTGTCGATCACCGTCGCCGACGACGGCCCCGGCATCCCCGACGAAGAACGGCAGTTGCTCGAAGAGGATCGAGAGATCACGCAACTGCGTCACGCGAGCGGGCTCGGTCTCTGGCTCGTCGACTGGGTCGTCACGCAATCCGGCGGCGAACTCCAATTCGAGGAGAACGAGCCCCGTGGCACGGTCGTCGAACTCAGTGTCCCGAAAGCGATCGTCGAGGAACGACAGCCAACGGTCACAGAGAACGGACGCGGATCGAACCGATAG
- a CDS encoding inorganic diphosphatase, with translation MPNLWEELETGPNPPETIYAVVECLKGERNKYEYDKDVPGVVLDRVLHSNVHYPSDYGFIPQTYYDDEDPFDVLVLVEDQTFPGCVIEARPVALMKMDDDGEQDDKVIAVPTEDPRFDHIEDLADIPQQQLDEIDEFFATYKNLEAGKEVETLGWEDKQAAMDAIEHAQDLYEEHFG, from the coding sequence ATGCCTAATCTCTGGGAAGAACTCGAGACCGGACCGAACCCGCCAGAAACCATCTACGCCGTCGTCGAGTGCCTCAAGGGCGAGCGGAACAAGTACGAGTACGACAAGGACGTTCCCGGCGTCGTCCTCGATCGCGTACTCCACTCGAACGTCCACTACCCCTCCGACTACGGCTTCATCCCCCAGACCTACTACGACGACGAGGATCCGTTCGACGTCCTCGTCCTCGTCGAGGACCAGACGTTCCCCGGCTGTGTCATCGAGGCACGCCCGGTCGCGTTGATGAAGATGGACGACGACGGCGAGCAGGACGACAAGGTGATCGCGGTTCCCACCGAGGATCCCCGCTTCGACCACATCGAGGACCTGGCGGACATCCCCCAACAGCAACTCGACGAGATCGACGAGTTCTTCGCGACGTACAAGAACCTGGAAGCAGGCAAAGAAGTCGAGACGCTGGGCTGGGAGGACAAGCAGGCCGCGATGGACGCCATCGAACACGCGCAGGACCTCTACGAAGAACACTTCGGCTGA
- a CDS encoding PadR family transcriptional regulator, whose translation MSEAQSVTDGRTARDLTAFQNNILTILSTEPMYGLAIKRELEDYYGTEVNHGRLYPNLDELVDLGLIEKSELDKRTNQYALTDEGYEAVIDQLEWSLSKIVTDADRANEIDAIVDDNY comes from the coding sequence ATGTCAGAGGCACAATCAGTTACCGACGGCCGAACGGCGCGGGACCTGACCGCGTTCCAGAACAACATCCTGACCATCCTCTCGACCGAGCCCATGTACGGGCTCGCGATCAAGCGCGAGCTCGAGGATTACTACGGCACCGAGGTCAACCACGGTCGATTGTACCCCAACCTCGACGAACTCGTCGACCTGGGACTGATCGAGAAGAGCGAACTCGACAAGCGAACGAACCAGTACGCGCTCACCGACGAGGGCTACGAAGCGGTCATCGACCAGCTCGAGTGGTCGCTCTCGAAGATCGTCACCGACGCCGATCGGGCCAACGAGATCGACGCGATCGTCGACGACAACTACTAA